The Lolium rigidum isolate FL_2022 chromosome 2, APGP_CSIRO_Lrig_0.1, whole genome shotgun sequence genomic interval GTGCGGCAATGTCAAATGTGATTGATGCACCCCCTAGTggtaccgtggagagtgactacaTGAGTACATATGCATGTTTTTACATCTACTTTGCCATGCACCTACAATGCTATATGTGTGtttattatgccatttgtgtctttGTAGGAGGACATTGCCGAGAAGAGGTACATGCAAATGGCCGGTTCCAAGGGCAAGCAATTTCCTTGGAAGCATGTTTGGAAGCATCTTAAGGATTTTGataagtggaagttgagggatCAAGAGACCGCACCCAAAAAGGCGGCAATGGAGAGTATGGATGATAGTGCCGAGGAAGAAAGGAACGCCGACAAGCCCGAGGGAACCAAGAAGGCAAAGCTTAGGAAGAAGATGGAAGGAGATGTGTCAAGCATTAGGGAGAAGATGGAGACTATGATGAAGGCAAGGGAGACATTGACATTGAAGACATTGGAGACAAAGCTTCTTATCACCGACAAGAAGAAAGAGGTGAAGCTTGCACAAGTTGAAGCAAGGCGTGAAGAAGCCAAGCGCAAGGCCGAAGAAAGGGCTCGCAAGGCCGACTTGGAGGAGAGGATGCTTGCAATGAAAGAAGCAAAGGCATGGAAAGAACTCATGTTGGAAgagaaggagcacatgatgatgtcCAAAAAGGACATGGATGAAGACCAATTGAGGTGGTGGAAGGACTACAAGGAGGACatcgcggcgaggaagaggatgtTCCGTAGTGCCTCCTATTCTCTTCGAGGTGACACTCCGATGAGTGgttgtggtgatggcggtgtggaGGTCTCCACCACCGGCGCCTATGAAGGTGCTTGATGGCGCcatggtggaagaggaggaggagatggcgcCGTGTTGCATTTTTTTGGTGATGGTGCCGATgagaggggggagatgatgatttTGTGATGTAAACTATTAAACCATGCATCTATAATCTTCATTTCCTAGTTTGTTTGGAAGACAATTGTGATGAATTGTGATGATATTTGTGTTTATGTGCAATGATATTGTGATGAGAgtttgagggttttagggttgaggCAAATAGTGGAACCCTCAAACCCTTAAATTATAAGGGTTTGAGGGTTCCACTATTTGCCTCAACCCTCAAAATTTAAGGGTTTAAGGGTTCCACTAAATGCCTCCTGTTTTTCACACCTCCAACCCCTCCAATTTTACCAATTCTTGACCCTTATAGCTATAAGGGTTTAAgggttccattagacatgctcttagcatgTACAGTTTCTTCTGTTGTTATTGGGATTAGAACGTCTATAGTATACAGTACATCATTAGCTGCTCTAGATTTTTGTTTTATCTTTTTGAACTTGAAATATGAATTCTGagagttttaaaaataaaaagctaGGTGTAACTTGAACTTCCTTTTGAGTTTCCGCGGATAAAATACATTACATGTATACTTCGGTAGTACAGTTCCTGTGGAGCGCTGCCACTGATAAGTAAATCAATTACGGAGTACTCCGTATTTACCACCAGAATGGACTGAATCCTTACagatacatggagagagatttatTTTCTTATTTACCAAGCTCACCTGATAGACCTATTGCTGGGAGAAGTCGagcgaaaacaaaaaaaaaatggagcTAGTCATTTCCTACTAGATGCAGCTGACGTGGACGTACTGATGAACTCCATCAGTAGTTCAGCTGGGCTGCCGCTTATGGAGCTTGGTGAAGGATGTGCCTTCGCACTGGAAGTCGTCGTAGCGGCGGAAGAGCTCGGCGACGAGCATGCAGGCGGTGGCAATGACGGCGTCCTTGGCGGCGCACTGCTTGTTGCCCAGCGCGGGGTCCTCCGTCTCGGGGCCATTGGACCAGTACACGTAGCTCAGCAGCTTCTCCCCTTCCTCCCCGACGAACCTGTCCGCCACGAACTCCTCCGGCCGGTCGAACACCGCCGGGTCGCGCATCGCCAGCGGCTGGTACCCGCACAGCATCTCGCCCCGCGCCACCGCGAACCCTTCGCCGCCGTGGGAGCGCAGCACGAAGTCCTGCCGCGCGCGCCCGAACTGCAGCGGCACGGGCGGCCGCGTCCGGAGCACCTCGTACACCGTCGACCGCACCAGCGGCATCCTCCCCTTGGCCACCGCCGCGAACCCGACCTCTCCGCCGGTCTCCTCCAGCGCGGCGCGGACCTCGTCCCGGAGCCGGGTCCGGAGCGCGCCCGCGTCGGCCTTGCCGATCTCGAGCacgaggaaggggaggaagacggAGAAGCCGCCGAAGGCGTTGAAGCCGAGCACGAAGAGGATGTTGTTGACGGCGTCCTTGACGGTGAGCCCGTGACTGTCCACCCCGACGGCGACGGCCTCCGCGCCGTGCTTCTCGATGAAGCGGTAGAGTATGTCGTAGCCTGGCTTGACGATGATGGAGGGGAACGGGAAGGAGTGCAGGAGGAGCTCCTCCAGCGGCTGCGGGATGGCGCCGACCTTCTGCGTCGGCACCAGCTGGAGGCCCAGCCACACGTCCAGGATGTAGAACCCGAAGCGGTCGACGAGGCTCTCCGCCGCCGGGTCCGCGCCGGTCACCGCCTTGCACAGGAACCGGAAGATGCACTGCTGCAGCGGGACCAGGTAGCTGGCGCCGCCTTCCTTGCCGGCGGCGAGGTCCGACTCGACGGCGGTGAGCATGGTGTCGACGCCGGCGAGGAACTCGGGGGCCCAGACgcgggagctgcggcggaggAGTTCCATGGAGTATGCCTTGGTGCGGGCGTGCTCGGGCTCCTCCGTGTCCAGGTACACGCCCACGCGGGTGCCGCCGGTGAAGGAGTCGGATGGGTTGTAGGGCCCGATGAGGCAGTCGCGCTTGTCGACGAGGGTGTTGTCGAAGAGCGCCGTGAAGGCGGCGGTGTCGACGATGGCGACCACGCGCGGGTCGACGCCGAGGAAGAAGGGGAACGTGGGCGGGATGTTGGCCCGGAACACCGTGCTCCGGTgctgggcggcgcggcggcggaagaACTCCTCGGGCCCCTGGAACCAGAAGTAGTCCAGGCGGTCGCGGAGCGGGCCGAGCACGGGGATACCGTAGCCGCCCGGGATGGGGCGAGGGGGCGTCGCCGCCGCGGTGGCCGCCGGGGAGAAGGACGGCAGCATTGCTTGGATGTATGTACAGACGTGCCTGGCTGTGGTAGTTTGCGAGAGCTATCTGCTGTGCGTGTGTGGTGTTGAGCTCACTGCAGCTCAGTGGTAGAGTAGAGTGAGGTGGCCGAGTTGCACGTGGAGGAAGCGCGAGAGGTTGCCGATGCCGCGATGGAGACGCCAGCACAGTGAGAGGATCATGTGGGTCCCTTTTGACAGTGCTCTCTCAATCAGTGGAATTTTGGCTTACCAATTTCAACTGAGCAGCTGCACATTTCCTCAAATTTCAAGCCTAGAAATGCACGACTCGCAAACAAACAAAAATGCCTAGAAATGCACATAAAGCTTTTGTAAAATTTTGGTTGAGAAACGTGCAACTGAGTACAAGGTAAAcacgtaaaataaataaatatatcagatctagatctagagagatCTTCATCAAGACACCACATTGTAACATCATACTCTCTCCGAGAGATATCAATACGTACCACTCCAAGGAAGaacgtaggg includes:
- the LOC124686157 gene encoding linolenate hydroperoxide lyase, chloroplastic-like codes for the protein MLPSFSPAATAAATPPRPIPGGYGIPVLGPLRDRLDYFWFQGPEEFFRRRAAQHRSTVFRANIPPTFPFFLGVDPRVVAIVDTAAFTALFDNTLVDKRDCLIGPYNPSDSFTGGTRVGVYLDTEEPEHARTKAYSMELLRRSSRVWAPEFLAGVDTMLTAVESDLAAGKEGGASYLVPLQQCIFRFLCKAVTGADPAAESLVDRFGFYILDVWLGLQLVPTQKVGAIPQPLEELLLHSFPFPSIIVKPGYDILYRFIEKHGAEAVAVGVDSHGLTVKDAVNNILFVLGFNAFGGFSVFLPFLVLEIGKADAGALRTRLRDEVRAALEETGGEVGFAAVAKGRMPLVRSTVYEVLRTRPPVPLQFGRARQDFVLRSHGGEGFAVARGEMLCGYQPLAMRDPAVFDRPEEFVADRFVGEEGEKLLSYVYWSNGPETEDPALGNKQCAAKDAVIATACMLVAELFRRYDDFQCEGTSFTKLHKRQPS